Proteins encoded by one window of Leptospira barantonii:
- the murD gene encoding UDP-N-acetylmuramoyl-L-alanine--D-glutamate ligase, which produces MKFPESLKGLKTLVLGGGISGNSALNLLITEEAKPILCDRNRPESIQVPFLPDDIDPNTLPDISLIIKSPGILPTHPILSYAIEKKIPVFSEIDLGKKFFQGRIIGVTGTDGKSTTTSLTAHLLRKDFSDLQEGGNLGIPFTSFSKNRISLAVLELSSYQLDDSSLLNLDVSVFLNLAPDHLERHKTMENYFQAKLKIADLSNPRHTLVVSEKIREKIEGSVSFQCKLKSFGRTSSSDAFLDENSLTIKTSLFTYDISKFHLPGTHNRENLAASILAAEAIGGKPESIQAQIPLFQGLPHRFQIAGEKHGLSFINDSKSTNLHSMLAGMATWKNLPQTCLILGGRPKQEDPKPLYDFLIRGIGSVVLIGEARSVWEEGIRSVIGDKLFSVENLNDAFGIFNHGNVISGVASSADKADVSTENVSKKIRLSNGAEVSSVVFSPACASFDQYKNFEERGNHFLSLVKDFLNRID; this is translated from the coding sequence ATGAAATTTCCAGAGTCCCTGAAAGGCCTGAAGACTCTCGTTCTCGGAGGAGGAATCTCCGGCAACTCCGCTTTAAATCTTTTGATCACCGAAGAAGCGAAACCGATTCTTTGCGATCGCAATCGACCCGAATCCATACAAGTTCCTTTTCTTCCGGATGACATAGATCCGAACACACTTCCGGACATTTCTCTGATCATCAAATCGCCGGGAATCCTACCGACTCATCCGATTCTTTCTTATGCGATCGAAAAAAAAATTCCCGTGTTCTCGGAAATCGATCTTGGAAAAAAGTTTTTTCAGGGGAGAATCATCGGCGTCACCGGCACGGACGGAAAGTCCACGACCACTTCCCTAACGGCGCATCTCCTTCGGAAAGATTTTTCCGATCTTCAAGAAGGCGGTAATCTAGGAATCCCGTTTACTTCGTTTAGCAAAAATCGGATTTCGCTCGCGGTTCTCGAACTTTCCAGTTATCAACTCGACGATTCTTCCTTGTTGAATCTTGACGTTTCCGTTTTTTTAAATCTCGCGCCGGATCATCTGGAAAGACACAAGACGATGGAGAATTATTTCCAAGCCAAGTTGAAGATCGCCGATCTTTCCAATCCGCGACATACCTTGGTCGTTTCCGAAAAGATTCGGGAGAAAATCGAAGGTTCGGTTTCGTTTCAATGCAAGTTGAAAAGTTTCGGAAGAACATCCTCTTCGGATGCGTTTCTGGATGAGAATTCTCTTACGATCAAAACGTCTTTGTTTACCTATGACATTTCCAAGTTTCATCTTCCGGGCACACACAACCGGGAGAATCTCGCGGCTTCCATTCTCGCGGCGGAAGCAATCGGTGGAAAACCGGAATCGATCCAGGCTCAGATTCCGTTGTTTCAAGGACTTCCTCATCGGTTTCAGATCGCGGGTGAAAAACACGGATTGTCGTTTATCAACGATTCGAAATCGACGAACCTTCATAGTATGCTCGCCGGTATGGCGACATGGAAGAATCTTCCACAAACCTGTCTCATTCTCGGAGGAAGGCCGAAACAGGAAGATCCGAAACCGCTTTATGATTTTCTAATTCGGGGAATCGGCTCGGTGGTTTTAATCGGGGAAGCAAGATCCGTTTGGGAAGAAGGAATCCGCAGTGTGATCGGAGACAAGTTATTTTCGGTCGAAAATCTGAACGATGCTTTTGGAATATTCAATCATGGGAATGTGATTTCCGGGGTTGCGAGTTCCGCGGACAAAGCGGATGTTTCGACCGAAAACGTCTCTAAAAAGATCCGATTGTCCAACGGCGCGGAAGTGAGTTCGGTGGTTTTTTCCCCCGCTTGCGCGAGTTTCGATCAATACAAGAACTTCGAAGAACGAGGAAATCATTTTCTTTCTTTGGTGAAAGATTTTTTAAACCGAATCGATTGA
- a CDS encoding STAS domain-containing protein, protein MLDHKVRDGVLIVYLKGRLDVSIANEVEENLNDLIDNQGHKKVILNMQEVDYMSSSGFRACISTLRKLNSKEGALKISNIKPAVKRIFDVIELTSLFDIRETEDEALKSF, encoded by the coding sequence TTGCTCGATCACAAAGTACGCGACGGTGTTTTGATTGTATATCTCAAAGGACGTTTGGATGTTTCCATCGCCAATGAGGTTGAGGAAAATCTGAATGATCTGATCGACAATCAAGGTCATAAAAAAGTAATTCTGAATATGCAGGAAGTGGATTATATGTCCTCGTCCGGTTTCAGAGCTTGTATCTCCACCCTTAGAAAGTTAAACTCCAAAGAGGGTGCATTAAAAATCAGTAATATCAAACCTGCGGTTAAACGGATCTTCGACGTAATCGAACTCACTTCTCTTTTTGATATCCGTGAAACCGAAGACGAGGCTTTGAAATCCTTCTAA
- a CDS encoding indole-3-glycerol-phosphate synthase, translated as MSSAQLHRVLREIISTKQNEIKTIQDCDPAPYRGLGLRDSLRSRTFSIIAECKRKSPSAGEIRTDYDPVQIAKTYETSGASAVSVLTDRDYFGGSLEDLKNVSSELKIPVLRKDFILDEIQIREARAYGASAILLIVRILTPEQIKTFLKTASSFGMDSLVEVHTADEAKLALDCGAEIIGINTRDLDTFQIHKNLVEEVSAFLPPNIVKVGESGVKNRSDLDTFRKLVDAALIGTYFMEKPDIRKAWLDLF; from the coding sequence ATGTCTTCAGCTCAACTCCACCGGGTTCTCCGGGAAATCATTTCCACAAAACAAAACGAAATCAAAACGATCCAAGATTGTGATCCGGCTCCGTATCGCGGACTCGGTCTTCGCGATTCTTTAAGAAGCAGAACCTTCTCCATTATCGCGGAATGCAAACGTAAGAGTCCATCCGCCGGTGAAATTCGCACGGACTACGATCCTGTTCAAATCGCAAAAACATACGAGACTTCGGGAGCTTCCGCGGTTTCGGTTTTAACCGATCGGGATTATTTCGGCGGTTCTTTGGAGGATTTGAAAAACGTTTCTTCCGAGTTGAAGATTCCCGTTTTGAGAAAGGATTTTATCTTGGACGAGATTCAGATCCGAGAAGCGAGAGCCTATGGAGCGTCCGCGATTCTTTTGATCGTGAGAATTCTAACTCCCGAACAGATCAAAACTTTTTTGAAAACGGCATCCTCGTTTGGAATGGATTCTCTTGTGGAAGTTCATACCGCGGACGAAGCGAAACTCGCGCTCGATTGCGGGGCGGAGATCATCGGAATCAACACGAGAGACTTGGACACGTTTCAGATTCATAAGAATCTCGTGGAAGAAGTATCCGCATTTTTACCTCCTAACATCGTTAAGGTGGGAGAATCGGGTGTGAAAAACCGTTCCGATCTAGACACGTTCCGCAAGTTGGTCGACGCCGCTTTGATCGGAACCTATTTTATGGAAAAGCCGGATATCCGCAAAGCCTGGCTGGATCTATTTTAA
- the rlmN gene encoding 23S rRNA (adenine(2503)-C(2))-methyltransferase RlmN has product MTQDTLGEVQTGKIPLKGRTLKELSEIMVSLGEKPFRAKQIYHGLYVNRYESWDQFSTFSKALKEKLEDLCSLTQLQVAKHLKSVDGTQKFTFTSELGNGKEFEAVWIPSGDGGRKTICISSQVGCTLNCKFCATAKLEFQGNLKAHEIVDQILQVEKIVKDKATNVVFMGMGEPFHNYFNVIRAASILHDPDALNLGAKRITISTSGVVNGIRRFIENKEPYNFAISLNHPDPSGRLEIMDIEEKFSLPELLQAAKDFTRELKRRITFEYVMIPGVNMGVENANKLVKIARSLDCKINVIPLNTEFFGWRRPTREEVMEFIALLEPAGVPILNRRSPGKDIFGACGMLASKS; this is encoded by the coding sequence ATGACTCAAGACACGCTCGGAGAAGTTCAAACCGGTAAGATTCCGCTCAAGGGAAGAACCCTAAAAGAACTTTCGGAAATTATGGTTTCTCTCGGTGAAAAACCGTTCCGCGCAAAACAAATCTATCACGGTTTATACGTAAACCGCTACGAATCTTGGGATCAATTCTCCACATTTTCCAAAGCGCTTAAGGAAAAACTGGAAGACCTTTGTTCTTTAACACAACTTCAAGTTGCGAAACATCTTAAATCCGTGGACGGAACTCAGAAGTTCACGTTCACATCCGAACTCGGCAACGGAAAAGAATTCGAAGCCGTTTGGATTCCTTCCGGGGACGGAGGAAGAAAAACGATCTGCATCTCTTCGCAGGTCGGTTGTACTCTCAATTGTAAATTTTGCGCCACAGCTAAATTAGAGTTTCAAGGAAATCTAAAGGCGCACGAGATCGTGGATCAGATCCTTCAGGTCGAAAAAATCGTAAAGGACAAGGCGACTAACGTGGTTTTTATGGGAATGGGCGAACCGTTCCACAATTATTTCAACGTGATCCGCGCGGCTTCCATTCTTCACGATCCGGACGCTCTCAATCTCGGCGCGAAACGGATCACGATCTCCACTTCGGGCGTCGTCAACGGAATCAGACGTTTTATAGAAAACAAGGAACCGTATAACTTCGCGATTTCTTTAAATCATCCAGATCCGAGCGGAAGATTGGAGATCATGGACATCGAAGAGAAGTTTTCTCTTCCCGAACTTTTACAAGCCGCAAAGGATTTTACGAGAGAATTAAAAAGAAGAATTACGTTCGAATACGTGATGATTCCCGGCGTGAACATGGGCGTCGAGAACGCGAACAAACTCGTAAAGATCGCAAGGTCTCTCGACTGCAAGATCAACGTGATTCCTCTCAACACCGAATTTTTCGGATGGAGAAGACCGACCCGAGAAGAGGTGATGGAGTTTATCGCTCTTTTGGAGCCGGCCGGAGTTCCGATTCTCAATCGAAGATCTCCCGGAAAAGATATCTTCGGGGCTTGCGGAATGCTCGCCTCAAAAAGTTGA
- a CDS encoding Cys-rich protein, producing the protein MNLKRTIILFLCLSSFVSCQEYVQQKCSSACKFFVQCAVTTFKDVKVTDAEKSQAMIDCESGCIREQSFVLPCFESETTCKGFNTCVMESGFMD; encoded by the coding sequence ATGAATCTAAAAAGAACTATTATTCTTTTTTTATGCCTTTCATCTTTCGTTTCCTGTCAGGAATACGTTCAGCAAAAATGCAGTTCCGCTTGTAAGTTTTTCGTTCAGTGCGCCGTGACCACGTTTAAGGACGTGAAGGTGACCGACGCTGAAAAAAGCCAAGCGATGATCGATTGCGAAAGCGGTTGTATCCGCGAGCAAAGTTTTGTTCTTCCCTGTTTCGAATCCGAAACCACATGCAAAGGTTTTAATACTTGTGTGATGGAATCCGGGTTCATGGATTGA
- a CDS encoding ArnT family glycosyltransferase — MNQISVDNKQPISIKVLFVLLIVSILPLIFTLPLDVIDIDSSQYAEISREMVEGGNPFFIRDNGRRYLDKPILTFWKISLSFLVFGYQNFAFRLPALLFTFLSLWGMFKLTELYSESRLRAWIATFLYALSPGLYSMVVDPKIDVYLTPYLILVHTFYYLGFKKNKNYYYLMYFAMGLGFITKGPIAMVIPGLSIGGDILFRRDWKRLLEMKLFPGALLAILPPVLWSIPLYLEFQTYGPYFFLWIQSFGRFYVKMYNQKFNPLFFYSNFSWAFGVFILPFAGFVIDRVRLFFKEGKVKGLFKNILNNEYKNSDFVPGFWLFLFLFLISFSRYQLPQYIYWCLPAAAVVGSGVLESILLSINDRKNGNAYDKIGQTLLLITAGAFLATIFILPSISVSVGWSYVILPLVYLGIFLWVFFQSGKEGRLLAVWIFPVSLFFSIVSLYLYPMLTSYQPSKQIGTFVREHEAGKEKLFLFGVPASKRSYAYYSQRISRTLFDPAILTDAVQKDGQRYLIVQDKWLPKMDEFFGNDLKFETVQEFPSYKVATPEGKFFLKSQRDQIVGKVILMKATLKNSQKK, encoded by the coding sequence ATGAATCAGATTTCCGTAGATAACAAACAACCGATTTCAATCAAGGTCCTTTTCGTTCTTCTGATCGTTTCGATTCTTCCCTTGATCTTTACGCTTCCTTTGGATGTGATCGATATCGATTCTTCCCAATACGCGGAGATTTCCAGAGAGATGGTGGAGGGCGGGAATCCGTTTTTTATTCGAGACAACGGTAGAAGATATTTGGATAAACCGATTCTTACCTTCTGGAAAATTTCTCTTTCCTTTCTCGTATTCGGTTATCAGAACTTCGCGTTTCGTCTTCCCGCTCTTTTGTTCACCTTTCTTTCTCTCTGGGGAATGTTCAAACTTACGGAGCTCTATTCGGAAAGTCGTCTGCGCGCCTGGATCGCGACGTTTTTATACGCGCTTTCTCCGGGGCTTTATTCGATGGTCGTCGATCCGAAGATAGACGTTTATCTCACGCCATATCTCATTCTGGTTCATACCTTTTACTATTTGGGTTTTAAGAAGAATAAGAATTATTATTATCTAATGTATTTTGCGATGGGTCTCGGTTTTATCACGAAGGGTCCGATCGCGATGGTGATTCCGGGGCTCTCGATCGGAGGAGATATTCTTTTTAGAAGGGATTGGAAACGGCTCCTCGAAATGAAATTGTTTCCGGGCGCGTTGCTCGCGATTCTTCCTCCGGTTTTGTGGTCGATTCCGTTGTATCTCGAGTTTCAAACATACGGTCCTTACTTCTTTTTGTGGATTCAGTCCTTCGGTCGTTTTTACGTTAAGATGTATAATCAGAAATTCAATCCTTTGTTTTTCTACTCCAATTTCTCCTGGGCGTTCGGAGTTTTTATCCTTCCGTTTGCGGGTTTTGTGATCGATCGTGTTCGACTCTTTTTTAAGGAAGGGAAGGTAAAAGGACTATTTAAGAATATTCTAAACAACGAATATAAGAATTCCGATTTTGTTCCCGGTTTTTGGCTGTTTCTCTTTTTGTTTCTGATCAGTTTTTCCAGATATCAATTGCCGCAATATATCTATTGGTGTCTTCCCGCGGCGGCCGTGGTCGGCTCCGGTGTTTTGGAATCCATTCTTCTTTCCATCAACGATCGTAAGAACGGAAATGCGTATGACAAGATCGGTCAAACCCTGCTTCTGATCACTGCGGGCGCTTTTTTGGCGACGATCTTTATTCTTCCTTCGATCAGCGTTTCCGTAGGTTGGAGTTACGTGATTCTTCCCTTGGTTTATCTTGGAATTTTTCTTTGGGTTTTCTTTCAATCCGGCAAAGAGGGAAGGTTGCTCGCAGTCTGGATCTTTCCCGTTTCTTTGTTCTTCTCGATCGTAAGTTTGTATTTGTATCCGATGTTGACCTCGTATCAACCTTCCAAACAAATCGGAACGTTCGTTCGCGAACACGAAGCGGGTAAGGAAAAGTTATTTTTGTTCGGAGTTCCCGCTTCCAAAAGATCGTATGCTTATTATTCTCAAAGAATTTCGAGAACACTCTTTGATCCCGCGATTCTGACCGATGCCGTGCAAAAGGACGGACAACGTTATCTGATCGTTCAAGACAAATGGCTTCCGAAGATGGACGAGTTTTTCGGAAACGATCTTAAGTTCGAAACCGTTCAGGAATTTCCGTCCTACAAGGTCGCGACTCCGGAAGGAAAATTCTTTCTGAAATCGCAGAGGGATCAGATCGTCGGCAAGGTGATTTTGATGAAGGCTACCTTAAAAAATTCTCAGAAAAAATGA
- a CDS encoding MaoC family dehydratase — protein sequence MKYFDDLQVGEVFELGSYTLSKEEMLEFALKYDPQPFRIDEEKAKHSIYGELIASGWQSTAVYMKLFVDHLMNQAHGMGSPGLEELKWKRPVFAGDTLRGRFIILEKNKFRANLGLVMGKNELINQKDEVVMTFKGKMLFLKRENG from the coding sequence ATGAAATACTTTGATGATTTGCAGGTCGGCGAGGTTTTCGAATTGGGAAGTTATACTTTGTCGAAAGAGGAAATGTTGGAATTCGCGTTGAAATACGACCCTCAACCGTTTCGTATCGACGAAGAAAAAGCGAAACATTCCATTTACGGAGAATTGATCGCTTCCGGATGGCAGAGTACCGCGGTTTATATGAAATTATTCGTTGATCATCTGATGAATCAGGCGCACGGAATGGGTTCGCCGGGTCTCGAAGAATTGAAGTGGAAACGTCCCGTCTTTGCGGGGGATACTCTTCGAGGGAGATTTATTATATTAGAAAAAAATAAATTTCGAGCCAACCTCGGTCTTGTGATGGGAAAGAACGAGCTGATCAATCAAAAGGACGAAGTTGTGATGACGTTTAAAGGAAAGATGTTGTTTTTGAAACGGGAGAACGGATAA
- a CDS encoding DUF1493 family protein, giving the protein MDLNETEKERLLKISKRILLCIVRNRAESIEVIRLDTSLNYDLGLEGDDVDDLLNDIQKYVSIDWSALNFGTYFYSEGALPFQSLSFILFLPFTLLFLSAKKLLKWFGLDASDRWKIRFFRKNKKPFPVGALIAAGYFGKWKNSNFEHLSIEQELYAWQKEFQFRFQRRYKRKV; this is encoded by the coding sequence ATGGATTTAAACGAGACCGAAAAAGAAAGACTACTCAAAATTTCCAAAAGAATTCTTTTGTGTATCGTAAGAAATCGGGCTGAATCGATCGAAGTCATTCGTTTGGATACTTCTTTGAATTACGATTTGGGCCTTGAGGGAGATGACGTAGACGATTTGTTAAACGACATTCAAAAATACGTATCTATCGATTGGTCCGCTCTGAATTTCGGAACGTATTTTTATTCGGAAGGAGCCTTGCCGTTTCAATCCTTATCTTTTATCCTCTTTTTACCTTTTACACTTCTATTCTTATCCGCAAAAAAATTGCTCAAATGGTTCGGTTTGGATGCATCGGATCGTTGGAAGATTCGATTCTTTCGTAAAAATAAAAAACCCTTTCCCGTTGGAGCGCTGATCGCCGCCGGTTATTTTGGCAAATGGAAGAATTCTAATTTTGAACATCTTTCGATCGAACAAGAGCTTTATGCTTGGCAAAAAGAGTTTCAATTTCGTTTTCAAAGAAGATACAAAAGGAAAGTTTAA
- a CDS encoding DoxX family membrane protein, with translation MKRMDQIIRLAFACVFILFGLSKFYAFMPVPPMMPKAANFIGALVSSGYLWQLVGLIEITGGSILLFNRTSNLGLILLGPIIVNIVTYLLFLQIEIGFPPIAMTVFLLCGFTFLVYRRREEWSKLLLHE, from the coding sequence ATGAAACGAATGGATCAAATCATACGTTTGGCGTTTGCCTGCGTATTCATTTTGTTCGGATTGAGTAAATTTTACGCTTTTATGCCGGTTCCACCGATGATGCCGAAGGCCGCAAACTTTATAGGCGCACTCGTATCCTCGGGTTATTTATGGCAGTTGGTAGGACTCATCGAAATCACGGGCGGATCGATTTTATTATTCAATCGGACTTCGAACCTGGGTCTTATATTGTTAGGACCGATCATCGTAAATATCGTTACCTATTTACTTTTCTTACAGATAGAAATCGGCTTCCCGCCGATCGCAATGACCGTGTTTCTTTTATGCGGATTTACTTTTTTGGTTTATAGACGCAGGGAAGAATGGTCCAAACTTCTTTTGCATGAGTGA
- a CDS encoding MarR family winged helix-turn-helix transcriptional regulator: protein MFNLDDQIGFNVYRVALLFRRELMHALKEYDLTPEQWQILAALWEKGSLNQAQIISLTLQDAPSASRTVARMQRKRLVSKTPSKVDKRATVVTLTKYGQGLEKIIPRTLMKHFQTYLGAVSKEDQSILLRILKDFRMVFGDIG, encoded by the coding sequence ATGTTCAATTTGGACGATCAGATCGGTTTTAACGTCTATAGGGTGGCTTTGTTGTTCCGCAGAGAATTGATGCACGCGCTTAAGGAATATGATCTAACACCCGAACAATGGCAGATTTTGGCGGCGCTTTGGGAGAAGGGATCCTTAAACCAGGCTCAGATCATTTCATTGACTCTTCAAGACGCTCCTTCCGCATCTCGTACGGTTGCGAGAATGCAACGTAAACGTTTGGTTTCGAAGACTCCATCCAAAGTGGATAAGAGGGCAACCGTCGTTACGCTTACAAAATACGGGCAGGGTTTGGAAAAAATCATTCCACGAACCTTGATGAAACATTTTCAAACGTATTTAGGCGCGGTTTCCAAAGAGGATCAATCGATTCTTTTGAGAATACTTAAGGATTTTAGAATGGTGTTTGGGGATATCGGTTGA
- a CDS encoding MepB family protein — MQKKISTSKELPAILSEVNLLFSKNCNIEIKDYRIEPESEDYNAASLTLDKKQVLFRLAKITPKKIGMFVTLWKRNKNGITTPYHKKDNVDLVIIEVRKSDRIGHFVFNKNILVEKGIITSNKEGKRGFRIYPPWELASSKQAVSSQVWQSRYFFEHQKVNQEDRLRLKESLLKFLR; from the coding sequence ATGCAGAAAAAAATATCGACCTCGAAAGAACTTCCTGCGATTTTAAGTGAAGTAAATTTATTATTCTCTAAAAACTGTAATATAGAAATCAAAGATTATCGGATCGAACCGGAAAGCGAAGATTACAATGCCGCCTCCTTGACTTTGGATAAGAAACAGGTTCTCTTTCGATTGGCGAAAATCACTCCAAAGAAGATCGGAATGTTCGTTACACTTTGGAAAAGAAATAAGAACGGGATCACTACGCCTTATCACAAAAAAGATAACGTCGATCTTGTAATCATCGAAGTTCGAAAATCGGATCGAATCGGACACTTTGTTTTTAACAAGAATATTCTGGTTGAGAAGGGAATTATCACTTCAAACAAAGAAGGTAAGAGAGGATTTAGAATATATCCTCCCTGGGAATTGGCTTCCAGCAAACAAGCCGTTTCGTCTCAAGTTTGGCAATCACGGTATTTCTTCGAACATCAAAAGGTGAATCAGGAGGATCGTCTGCGTCTTAAGGAATCCTTACTTAAGTTCCTGCGCTAA
- a CDS encoding VOC family protein has protein sequence MTVKRMDNVGIVVEDLEATIALFVELGLEFEGQMRVEGSWADRVVGLKGMQVDIAMLRTPDGHSRLELSRFIKPDVIKPEPKNAPVNTLGYSRVMFAVDDIEDVLARLQSHGVQLVNKVERYEDSYLLCYIRSPEGFIIALAQELK, from the coding sequence ATGACGGTAAAACGAATGGATAACGTGGGCATTGTCGTAGAAGATCTTGAGGCTACGATCGCCTTGTTCGTCGAACTCGGTTTGGAGTTTGAAGGACAAATGAGAGTGGAAGGATCTTGGGCGGACCGCGTCGTAGGGTTAAAAGGTATGCAAGTGGACATAGCGATGTTGCGCACACCGGACGGACACAGCAGATTAGAATTGTCGAGATTCATAAAACCCGATGTCATCAAACCGGAACCAAAAAACGCGCCCGTAAACACTCTCGGATACAGTCGAGTTATGTTTGCCGTCGACGATATCGAAGACGTTCTCGCTCGTCTCCAATCTCATGGCGTCCAACTTGTCAATAAGGTGGAACGTTATGAGGATAGCTATCTACTTTGTTACATACGCTCCCCGGAAGGATTTATCATCGCGTTAGCGCAGGAACTTAAGTAA
- a CDS encoding DUF2200 domain-containing protein: MKNQKIFTMSFASVYPLYLQKVERKGRTQSEVDQIIYWLTGYDQKSLNKVLKDKINFEEFFDQAPRLNENVSLIKGMICGYRVEEMEDGLMKKIRYLDKLIDELAKGKTMDKILRK, from the coding sequence ATGAAAAACCAGAAAATTTTTACGATGTCCTTCGCCAGCGTTTATCCGCTCTACTTGCAGAAAGTGGAAAGAAAGGGCCGCACTCAATCCGAAGTCGATCAAATCATCTATTGGCTTACAGGTTACGATCAAAAATCCTTAAACAAAGTTTTGAAGGACAAGATCAACTTTGAGGAATTTTTCGACCAAGCGCCGCGCTTAAACGAAAACGTTTCCTTAATCAAAGGGATGATTTGCGGATATAGAGTCGAAGAAATGGAAGACGGACTTATGAAAAAGATCCGCTACTTAGACAAGTTAATCGATGAATTGGCAAAGGGAAAAACCATGGATAAGATATTAAGAAAATAA
- a CDS encoding alpha/beta fold hydrolase — protein MNRNEKKKIFEEFDIELGGSSIRIARAENENEDRPSIIFLHDSLGCISLWRDFPFLLAEASHCNPIVYDRIGYGKSGPFTTKKRDNSYLENEADILYQLIQTLNLKKTILFGHSDGGSIALIAAAKYPQSISGVITEGAHVFVEEITLDGIKEAVESYRTTKLKQALEKYHSDKTDDVFKAWSETWLSDTFRNWNIEHFLPAIQCPVFVIQGENDEYGTVGQVDSIVNQVSGKSFKRMIPNVKHTPHKETPNLILEETNEFIKNLSFESM, from the coding sequence ATGAATCGGAATGAAAAAAAGAAAATCTTCGAAGAATTCGACATAGAATTAGGCGGTTCATCCATAAGAATCGCGAGGGCTGAAAACGAAAATGAGGATCGCCCTTCCATTATCTTTCTTCACGATTCCTTGGGGTGTATATCTCTCTGGAGAGATTTTCCTTTTTTATTAGCGGAAGCGAGTCACTGCAATCCAATCGTGTATGACAGAATCGGTTACGGAAAATCCGGCCCATTTACTACGAAAAAAAGAGATAACTCTTATTTGGAAAACGAAGCCGACATTTTATATCAACTCATACAAACGTTAAACCTCAAAAAAACGATTTTATTCGGACACAGCGACGGAGGCTCCATCGCCTTGATCGCGGCGGCAAAATATCCGCAATCGATCTCCGGGGTGATCACGGAAGGCGCACACGTTTTCGTCGAAGAGATCACATTGGATGGAATCAAAGAAGCCGTTGAATCGTATCGAACTACAAAATTAAAACAAGCTTTGGAGAAATATCATTCCGACAAAACCGACGACGTTTTCAAAGCATGGTCGGAAACATGGCTTTCGGATACATTCCGAAATTGGAATATTGAACATTTCTTACCTGCCATTCAATGTCCGGTCTTCGTGATTCAAGGGGAGAATGACGAGTATGGAACCGTTGGTCAAGTCGATTCGATCGTAAATCAAGTATCCGGAAAATCCTTTAAAAGAATGATCCCGAATGTAAAACACACTCCACACAAGGAAACGCCGAATCTCATTCTAGAGGAAACAAACGAATTCATAAAGAATTTATCCTTTGAATCGATGTGA
- a CDS encoding TetR/AcrR family transcriptional regulator, whose translation MSGKEDILAITADLFYTNGYNNTGLAEILTKCNLAKTSLYHHFGSKAGLGLAYLDMMKEDLFTRIHLWVNKRKSIHEYLNKWVWYIRKSIKENKFHGCPFASFAYQLSKDDIELFTPKMEEISQDWIKLLSDFVSGLQKTGNVRKDLKARDIALDMLAIYQGHVTLWKLTKNIQHIEAMDRKFKELAKNVELGS comes from the coding sequence ATGTCGGGAAAGGAAGATATATTGGCGATCACCGCCGATTTGTTTTATACGAACGGATACAACAACACCGGATTGGCGGAAATTCTTACCAAATGCAACTTAGCAAAGACGAGTTTATACCACCATTTCGGATCGAAAGCGGGGCTTGGGTTGGCGTATCTGGATATGATGAAAGAGGATTTGTTTACTCGAATTCATCTTTGGGTAAATAAAAGAAAATCGATCCATGAATATTTGAATAAGTGGGTCTGGTATATCAGGAAGAGCATCAAAGAAAATAAGTTTCACGGTTGTCCGTTCGCTAGTTTCGCATATCAGCTTTCCAAGGACGATATCGAACTTTTTACGCCTAAGATGGAAGAGATCAGTCAGGATTGGATAAAACTACTCTCCGATTTCGTTTCGGGTTTGCAAAAAACCGGAAACGTTCGAAAGGATCTAAAGGCGAGGGATATCGCCTTGGATATGCTTGCGATCTATCAAGGACACGTAACGTTGTGGAAACTTACGAAAAATATACAACATATCGAAGCGATGGATCGTAAGTTCAAAGAGCTTGCAAAGAATGTGGAACTCGGTTCGTGA